The Actinobacillus succinogenes 130Z region GATTAAGCGCTATGGATTTGATCCGCAGGCGCATGCGGCATATATCGAAAAAATCTTAAAACGTTTCGCCAATCCGTTCTTAGTGGATGATGTGGATCGTGTGGGTCGCGAACCGTTACGTAAGTTAAGTTATAACGATCGTTTGATTAAGCCGTTGCGCGGCACGCTGGAATACGGTTTACCGAATGATAATTTGATTCGCGCCGTTGCGATTGCGCTTTCCTATCGTAACGAACATGATCCGCAAGCGTTAGAGTTGGCGAAATCTATTGCCGATAGCGGTGTGGCGGCGACCCTGAGAAAATATACCGAATTAGAGGATGAATCGGTAATCGAGCGTATTGTTGCGACATATAACGCACAATAATTTCAGAGGCAAAGTGCGGTCGGAAAGAACACTATTTTTTTAACCGCACTTTTCAGTTGTGTTCATTTTTGTAAAGGATTTTATTGTGGTATCGGAAGATCCTATCTATGAAAAACTCAATGACGTACCGTCTATTCGTGGATTTGTGACGGCAAGCGTAGCAATCTTTGACGAATTGGTGGATCTGCTCATTAATCGGGTCTTTCGCAAAAATGATTTTGCCGTGAAATCGGTAATCGACAGCTTGTTTGAAACTTCGGGCCCGTTGGCCGCTTTAAGTATTCGGCTCAAAGTATTGTTAGGGTTAGGCGTTTTATCCCAAGAAGCGTTTGAAGATATTTCGGCGTTCATGCAGCTAAAAGACAAACTGAATGAAGACAGTCGGGAATATCATTTTTCCGATGAGTTGATCGTCGCATTTACTCATAAATTAAAGCTGTTCAAAGACAAAGCCATGTTGCCGCAACATGAAATGACGGAAGCGCCGGATTCGTTAGTGGGACAAGTGAAAATTCAACGCCGTGAAAAACTGGTGCGTTCTTGCTTGATTTTGACGGTTACGGAAATTTATCAACAATTACAAGTGGAAAGTCCTTTATAATTTATAAAAAGTGCGGTCGGAATTTTGAGCGTTTTTTTCAGAAAAGGCTTGCATTTAACGGATAACTCAGTATAATTTGCGGACTTTCGAGATGAAAGTCGTTTAATGTAATCATTTATTAAACGTAAGATTACGATAAGTAATCTATAACAATGTTCCCGATCAGGGAACTAAATAGGTCTGCTGCACTTCCCTTTATTAAGATGTTAAAGGCGATGGTGTCAGTTTTTTTATAGCTAAATTTTATTGGAGCTCTGGTCTAATGCAGAACCAAAGAATCCGTATCCGCTTAAAAGCTTTTGATCATCGTTTGATCGATCAATCTACTGCGGAGATCGTAGAAACAGCTAAACGTACCGGTGCACAAGTTCGTGGTCCAATCCCTTTACCAACTCGTAAAGAACGTTTTACTGTATTAATTTCGCCACACGTGAATAAAGACGCGCGTGACCAATATGAAATTCGTACGCACAAACGTTTAGTTGATATCGTTGAGCCAACAGAAAAAACTGTTGATGCATTAATGCGTTTAGATTTGGCTGCCGGCGTTGACGTGCAGATCAGCCTAGGTTAATTAAGAGGTTATTACAATGATTGGTTTAGTCGGTCGTAAAGTTGGTATGACCCGCGTTTTCACTGAAGACGGCGTGTCCATTCCAGTTACCGTTATCGAAATCGAAGCCAACCGCGTAACTCAAGTTAAAACTCTTGAAAACGATGGCTATACTGCAGTTCAAGTTACTACTGGCTCTAAAAAAGCAAGTCGTGTAACTAAGCCTGAAGCTGGTCATTTCGTGAAAGCAGGTGTTGAAGCTGGTCGCGGTTTATGGGAATTTCGTACTGAAGGTGAAGAATTCACTTTAGGTCAAGAAATTAACGTTGACATCTTTGCGGATGTTAAAAAAGTTGATGTTACCGGTACTTCTAAAGGTAAAGGTTTCCAAGGTGGTGTTAAGCGTTGGAACTTCCGTACCCAAGATGCTACACATGGTAACTCTTTATCACATCGTGTACTTGGTTCTATTGGTCAAAACCAAACTCCGGGTCGTGTGTTTAAAGGTAAAAAAATGGCCGGACACTTAGGTGCCGAACGTGTAACCGTTCAATCACTTGAAGTTGTTCGTGTTGATGCTGAGCGTAAATTATTATTAGTTAAAGGTGCTGTTCCCGGCGCAACTAATAGTGATGTTATCGTAAAACCGGCAGTTAAAGCGTAAGTCTAGGAGATAGAGATGGAATTACAAGTTGTAGGTGCGAACAACGCACTCACTGTTTCTGAAACTACCTTCGGACGTGAGTTTAACGAAGCGTTAATCCATCAAGTAGTTGTTGCGTATGCGGCAGGTGCTCGTCAAGGTTCACGCGCTCAAAAAACTCGTGCTGAAGTGTCTGGTTCAGGTAAAAAACCTTGGCGTCAAAAAGGTACAGGCCGTGCTCGTTCCGGTGATATCAAATCACCAATCTGGCGTTCAGGCGGTATCACTTTTGCGGCGAAACCACAAGATCACAGCCAAAAAGTGAACAAAAAAATGTACCGTGGTGCAATCAAAAGCATTCTTTCCGAATTAGTTCGTCAAGACCGTTTGGTGGTTGTTGAAAAATTTGAAATTGATGCGCCAAAGACTAAAGTATTAGCACAAAAATTAAAAGATATGGCGTTAAATGACGCTCTTATCATCACTGCAAGCTTAGATGAGAATCTATTCTTAGCTGCACGTAACTTATACAAAGTTGATGTACGTGATGTGCAAGGTATCGACCCCGTAAGCCTAATCGCTTTCGATAAAGTGGTTGTAACTGTTGATGCAGTGAAACAAATTGAGGAGATGTTAGCGTGATTCAACAAGAACGTTTGCTAAAAGTGCTTAAAGCACCACATATCTCTGAAAAAGCAACTAACAACGCAGAGACTTCAAATACTATCGTATTCAAAGTTGCATTAGATGCAAACAAAGTTGACATTGCTAACGCAATTGAACAACTTTTTGAAGTGAAAGTAGATTCAGTTCGTACAGTTGTTGTTAAAGGTAAAACCAAACGCCGCGGTAATAAAATGGGTCGCCGCAGTGACTGGAAAAAAGCTTATGTTACTCTTCAAGAAGGTCAATCACTTGACTTCGTTGAAGGTGCAGCAGAGTAATAACGGAGGAATAAATAACTATGGCTATCGTTAAATGTAAGCCGACCTCCGCTGGTCGTCGTCACGTTGTTAAAATCGTGAACCCTGAATTACACAAGGGCAAACCTTACGCGCCATTATTAGACACTAAATCTAAAACTGGTGGCCGTAATAATTTAGGACGTATCACTACTCGTCATATCGGTGGTGGACATAAACAACATTACCGTTTAGTCGATTTCAAACGTAACAAGTTAGATATCCCAGCGGTTGTTGAGCGTCTTGAATATGATCCGAATCGTTCTGCGAATATTGCTTTGGTGCTTTATAAAGATGGTGAACGCCGTTATATCTTGGCACCTAAAGGTTTGTCCGTAGGCGATGAAATCCAAGCCGGTGTAAATGCGCCGATTAAAGTTGGTAACTCACTACCAATGCGTAATATTCCGGTTGGTTCAACTGTGCATAACGTTGAGTTAAAACCTGGTAAAGGTGGTCAAATCGCTCGTTCTGCAGGTGCATACGTACAAATCATTGCGCGTGAAGGTAACTATGTGACTTTACGTTTACGTTCAGGTGAAATGCGTAAAGTGTTAGCTGAATGTGTAGCAACGATTGGCGAGGTCGGTAACTCCGAACACATGCTTCGTGTGCTGGGTAAAGCTGGTGCTAATCGCTGGAGAGGTATCCGTCCGACAGTTCGTGGTACAGCAATGAACCCGGTAGATCACCCGCACGGTGGTGGTGAAGGCCGTAATTTCGGTAAACACCCGGTAACTCCTTGGGGCGTTCAGACCAAAGGTAAGAAAACTCGTCACAACAAACGTACTGATAAATATATCGTACGTCGTCGTGGCAAATAATAAATTTAATTAAGAGGATAAGCCATGCCACGTTCTCTCAAGAAAGGTCCTTTCCTTGACCTACACTTGTTGAAGAAGGTAGAGAAGGCGGTGGAAAGCGGGGATAAAAAACCAATTAAAACCTGGTCCCGTCGTTCAATGATCATTCCATCAATGATTGGTTTGACCATCGCAGTCCATAATGGTCGTCAGCACGTTCCAGTTTATGTTTCAGACGAAATGATCGGACATAAATTAGGTGAATTTGCACCGACTCGTACATACCGCGGTCATGCTGCGGATAAGAAAGCTAAGAAGTAAGAGGTAAATAGATGGAAACTATCGCAAAACATCGTTACGCTCGCACTTCAGCGCAAAAGGCTCGTTTGGTTGCGGATTTAATTCGTGGCAAAAAAGTTGCGGCAGCATTAGAAATCTTAACTTACACTAACAAAAAAGCGGCAGCTTTAGTGAAGAAGGTTTTAGAATCAGCTATTGCAAATGCAGAGCATAATGACGGTGCAGATATCGATGATCTTAAAGTTGCTAAGATTTTCGTTGATGAAGGTCCTAGCATGAAGCGTGTAATGCCACGTGCTAAAGGTCGTGCAGATCGTATTTTAAAACGTACAAGCCACATTACAGTGGTTGTGTCAGATCGTTAATCGTAGAGGAATAACAAATGGGTCAAAAAGTCCATCCACATGGTATTCGCCTTGGTATTGTTAAACCTTGGAGCTCTACTTGGTTTGCGAATACACAAGACTTCGCCGATAACTTAGACGGCGATTTCAAAGTACGTAAATTCTTAAATAAAGAATTAATGAATGCTTCAGTTTCACGTATCACAATTGAACGTCCGGCTAAAAGCATTCGCGTAACAATTCATACAGCTCGCCCGGGTATCGTTATCGGTAAAAAAGGTGAAGATGTTGAGAAATTACGCACCGCAGTAGCGAAAATAGCAGGCGTACCAGCTCAAATCAATATCGCTGAAGTGAAAAAACCTGAGCTAGATGCAAAATTAGTTGCGGACAGTATTGCTTCACAATTAGAGCGTCGTGTAATGTTCCGTCGTGCCATGAAGCGCGCGGTGCAAAATGCAATGCGTTTAGGTGCCAAAGGTATCAAAGTTGAAGTAAGCGGTCGTTTAGGTGGTGCAGAAATTGCACGTTCTGAGTGGTATCGTGAAGGTCGCGTACCATTGCATACATTACGTGCGGACATCGATTATAACACTGCAGAAGCACATACTACATACGGCGTGATCGGCGTTAAAGTATGGATCTTCAAAGGTGAAATTCTTGGTGGTATGGCTGCAATTGCACAACAACCAGAACAACAACCGGCTGCGCCTAAAAAGGCACCACGCGGCAAAGGTCGTAAGTAAGGAGATCTGCTAAATGTTGCAACCAAAACGTACAAAATTCCGTAAAGTCCATAAAGGACGTAACCGTGGTTTAGCTGCCGGTACTGAAGTTAGTTTCGGTACATTCGGCTTAAAAGCGGTTGGTCGCGGTCGTTTAACAGCTCGTCAAATCGAAGCGGCTCGTCGTGCGATGACTCGTGCAGTTAAACGTCAAGGTAAAATCTGGATTCGCGTATTCCCAGACAAACCGATTACTGAAAAACCATTAGAAGTTCGTATGGGTAAAGGTAAAGGTAACGTGGAATATTGGGTTGCTTTAATCCAACCAGGTAAAGTACTTTATGAAATGGACGGAGTTTCAGAAGAAATTGCCCGCAATGCATTTGCATTAGCAGCAGCGAAACTTCCGATTAAAACAACGTTCGTAACTAAGACGGTGATGTAATGAAAGCTCAAGAACTACGTAACAAAAATGTTGAAGAGCTGAATGCTGAATTGAATAACCTTTTAGGTGAGCAATTCAAATTGCGTATGCAAGCAGCCACCGGTCAGCTTCAACAAACTCACCAGTTAAAACAAGTGCGTCGTAATATTGCACGGGTTAAAACTGTATTAAATCAAAAGGCGGGTGAGTAATGACTGATAAAATTCGTACTGTTCAAGGTCGTGTAATCAGCGATAAAATGGATAAATCTTTTACAATCGCAATCGAGCGTAAGGTAAAACATCCTCTTTTAGGTAAATTTATCCGTCGTACAACGAAATTACACGTTCATGATGAGAACAACGAAGCAAGATTGGGTGATTGGGTCGAAATTAAAGAATGTCGTCCTGTATCAAAAACTAAATCTTGGACTTTAGTTCGTGTAGTAGAAAAAGCAACTATTGCTTAATTTCTATACTTGAAATTTAAACCCTATCAGCAATGTTAGGGTTTTTTTGTATGTAAAGTGCGGTTAAAAATTGATATGTTTTTTGACTGTTTTTGATTTACTAAAATGGAGTTGATCTCGGTTTCTTAATCTGATAAACTCCGCGAACTGCCTGCATTGGGCAGGTGGTCCCGAAAGGGTGTTTTATTAAATTAACGGAGCACTAATATGATCCAAGAACAGACTATGCTGGATGTTGCTGATAACTCAGGGGCTCGCAGCGTAATGTGTATCAAGGTTCTAGGTGGATCGCACCGTCGTTACGCTGCTATTGGCGATATCATCAAGATTACTGTGAAAGAAGCAATTCCACGCGGTAAAGTAAAAAAAGGTGATGTGTTAAAAGCAGTAGTTGTGCGCACCAAGAAGGGTGTTCGTCGCCCAGATGGCTCAGTTATTCGTTTCGATGGCAATGCTTGTGTAATTTTAAACAATAACACTGAGCAACCTATCGGTACTCGTATTTTTGGACCTGTGACTCGTGAACTTCGTTCTGAGAAATTCATGAAGATCATTTCTTTGGCTCCAGAAGTACTATAAGGAGAACGTAATGGCTGCTAAAATCCGTCAAAATGACGAAGTAATCGTACTTGCTGGTAAAGACAAAGGCAAGCGCGGCAAGGTAACACAAGTGTTACCAAATGGTAAAGTGATTGTTGAAGGTGTTAAAATCATCACTAAACATGAAAAACCGGTACCTGCTTTAGGTAAAGAAGGCGGTTTAGTGAAGAAAGAAGCTCCGATTGATGCGTCGAACGTAGCGATTTTCAACCCGAAAACAAATAAAGCTGACCGTGTAGGTTTTAGATTTGAAGATGGTAAAAAAGTACGTTTCTTTAAATCTAACAATGAAATTATTTAACAAACTGGAGTAATGCGATGGCGAAACTGCATGATTACTACAGAGATCAAGTAGTTAATGAATTGAAAACTAAATTCAACTACGCATCTGTCATGCAAGTCCCACGAATCGAAAAGATTACCCTGAATATGGGTGTGGGTGAAGCATTGACCGACAAAAAACTTCTAGATAATGCGGTAGCAGATCTAGCAGCAATTAGCGGTCAAAAACCTTTAATTACTAAAGCGCGCAAATCTGTTGCAGGCTTTAAAATCCGTCAGGGATATCCAATCGGTTGTAAAGTAACACTACGTGGTGAACGTATGTGGGAGTTCTTTGAACGTTTAATTACAATTGCTGTTCCGCGTATCCGTGACTTCCGCGGTTTAAGTGCGAAGTCTTTTGACGGTCGTGGTAACTATAGCATGGGTGTGCGTGAGCAAATCATCTTCCCTGAAATCGATTATGATAAAGTGGATCGCGTACGTGGGTTAGATATTACTATCACCACTACAGCGAAGAATGATGAAGAAGGTCAAGCACTACTCGCTGCCTTTAATTTCCCATTTCGTAAATAAGGCAGGTTACAATGGCTAAACAATCAATGAAAGCACGCGATGTTAAACGCGTTAAATTGGCTGAAAAATTCTATGCTAAACGTATGGAATTGAAGAAAATCATTTCTGACGCTAATTCATCAGATGAAGATCGTTGGGATGCGGTATTAAAATTACAGTCTTTACCGCGTGATGCTAGCCCGAGCCGTCAACGTAACCGTTGTCGCCAAACCGGACGTCCTCACGGCGTTCTTCGTAAGTTTGGTTTAAGCCGTATCAAGGTCCGCGAAGCAGCAATGCGTGGCGAGATCCCAGGTCTTAAAAAAGCAAGTTGGTAATTTACCACTTTATTTTGGAATCGGAGAATAAAATACAATGAGTATGCAAGATCCAATCGCAGATATGTTGACCCGTATTCGTAACGGTCAAGCTGCGAATAAAGTTGCGATCAGTATGCCTTCTTCCAAGCTAAAAGTGGCTATTGCCAACGTATTAGCTGCTGAAGGTTATATTGAAAGCGTTAAAGTTTTAGAAGGTGCAAAACCTGAATTGGAAATTACTTTAAAATATTTCCAAGGTAAACCGGTTGTAGAAAGCATTCAACGTGTAAGCCGTCCTGGTCTTCGTATTTACAAACGTAAAGACGAATTACCAAAAGTTATGGGTGGGTTAGGTGTTGCTGTAGTTTCTACATCTAAAGGTGTGATGACTGACCGTGCTGCTCGCCAAGCGGGTTTAGGCGGTGAAATCATCTGTTATGTAGCTTAATAGAGAGGTAGGAAAATGTCTCGTGTTGCTAAGGCACCTGTTAATATTCCTGCCGGAGTTCAAGTTTCTTTGAACGGTCAGCTATTAACGGTGAAAGGTAAGAATAGCGAATTATCTCGTACTATTCATAATTCAGTCGAAGTTAAGGAAGATAACGGTGCATTGACATTTGCTCCACGTGAAGGATTTGCGGGTGCAGATGCACAAGCAGGTACAGCACGTGCATTAGTTAATGCAATGGTTATTGGTGTTACTGAAGGCTTTACTAAAAAACTACAACTAGTGGGTGTAGGTTACAGAGCGCAAGTTAAAGGCAATTCAATCAGCCTAAACTTAGGGTTCTCTCATCCTGTGGAGCACACTTTACCTGCAGGTATTACTGCAGAATGTCCATCTCAAACAGAAATTGTATTGAAAGGTGCTGACAAACAATTAATTGGTCAAGTGGCTGCAGATATTCGAGCATACCGTAAACCAGAGCCTTACAAAGGCAAAGGTGTTCGCTATGCTGATGAAGTTGTTCGTACTAAAGAAGCTAAGAAAAAATAATTTAAGGTAACACTATGGATAAGAAATCAGCTCGTATCCGTCGTGCAGCTCGTGCTCGTCATATGATGAGAGAGCAAGGTGTAACTCGTTTAGTAGTTCACCGCACTCCGCGTCATATTTATGCTCAAGTGATTGCACCGAACGGTTCAGAAGTGCTTGCCGCTGCTTCAACAGTAGAAAAAGAAATCAGTGCGCAAGTTAAATATACCGGTAATAAAGATGCTGCAGCGGTAGTTGGTAAACTAGTAGCTGAACGCGCATTAGCGAAAGGCGTTAAAGACGTTGCTTTCGATCGTTCCGGATTTAAATATCATGGTCGTGTCCAATCTTTAGCGGACGCTGCTCGTGAAGCTGGTCTACAGTTCTAATAGAGGATATTGAGATGTCAAACATCGAGAAACAAACTGGTGAACTGCAAGAGAAGCTAATCGCGGTAAACCGTGTATCAAAAACTGTAAAAGGTGGCCGTATCATGAGCTTCACTGCTTTAACAGTAGTGGGCGATGGTAATGGTCGAGTCGGTTTTGGCTACGGCAAAGCGCGCGAAGTTCCGGCAGCAATCCAAAAAGCAATGGAAAAGGCTCGTCGCAATATGATTAACGTAGCTTTAAATGATGGTACGTTACAACATCCCGTTAAAGGTGTTCATACTGGTTCTCGTGTATTTATGCAACCAGCCAGTGAAGGTACGGGTATCATTGCGGGCGGTGCAATGCGTGCAGTATTAGAAGTTGCAGGTGTACGCAACGTTCTTTCTAAAGCATACGGTTCAACCAATCCAATTAATGTTGTTCGTGCAACTATTGATGCGCTTGCAAATATGAAATCACCAGAAACGGTTGCTGCTAAGCGTGGTAAAACCGTTGATGAAATCCTGGGGTAATTGATAATGGCTAAAACTATTAAAGTAACACAGGTTCGTAGTTCAATTGCTCGTTTACCGAAGCATAAAGCTACGTTACGTGGTCTTGGTCTTCGCCATATGCACCATACTGTTGAGTTGATCGATACTCCGGCAGTACGTGGTATGATTAACCAAGTTTCATATATGGTTAAAGTGGAGGAGTAAGAGAATGCGTTTAAATACTCTATCCCCGGCTGAAGGTGCGAAGCATAGTGCGAAGCGCCTTGGTCGCGGTATTGGTTCCGGTTTAGGTAAAACGGGTGGACGCGGTCATAAGGGACAAAAATCTCGTACAGGCGGTAAAGTTCGCCGTGGTTTCGAGGGTGGTCAAATGCCTTTATACCGTCGTTTACCAAAATTTGGTTTTACGTCTAAAATTGCGGCAGTAACTGCAGAAATTCGTTTGAATGATTTAACTAAAGTTGATGGTAATATCGTTACTTTAGAAGCATTAAAAGCTGCAAACGTAATTACTAAAGATATTCAATTTGCTAAAGTTATTTTAGCAGGTGAAATCAATAATGCGGTGACTATTCGCGGTTTACGCGTAACTCAAGGTGCTAAAGCAGCTATTGAGGCTGCTGGCGGTTCAGTTGAGGAATAATTAATAAATGGCTAAAAAACCAGGTTATCAAAATAGAAGCACCCAAAACGGTGGTAATGAACTGAAAAGCCGTTTGCTTTTCGTATTAGGTGCATTGATCGTTTTCCGTATTGGTTCTTTCATCCCGGTTCCTGGTATTGATGCGGCCGTATTGTCCCAATTGATTGAGCAACAAAAAGGTACCATCATTGACATGTTTAATATGTTCTCTGGTGGCGCCTTGAGTCGTGCGTCTATTTTTGCATTGGGAATCATGCCATATATTTCGGCATCGATTATTATCCAGCTCTTAGCTACTGTATCTCCTACGTTAGGGGAGTTACGTAAAGAAGGTGAGAGTGGACGTCGTAAAATTAGTAAATATACGCGTTATGCAACTTTAGGTCTTGCTACTTTGCAGGCAATTGGGATTTCAACAGGTTTACCGAATATGCTACCTGGGTTGGTTCCTAACTTGGGGTTCGGTTTTTATTTCACTGCCGTAGTTAGTTTAGTTACCGGCACCATGTTTTTAATGTGGTTGGGTGAACAAATTACTGAACGAGGTATTGGTAACGGTATTTCCCTCATTATCTTTGCTGGTATTGTGGCGGGATTGCCGTCTGCTATTGGTCAAACAATTGAGCAGGCTCGTCAAGGGCAAATGCATCCTCTGGTGCTTTTATTAATTGCTGCAGTTGTTTTTGCGGTGACTTATTTTGTTGTCTTCGTAGAACGAGGACAAAGACGTATTAAAGTTGAATATGCTAAACGTCAGCAAGGACGACAAATTTTAGGTGGGCATTCGACTCATTTACCATTAAAAGTGAATATGGCAAGTGTTATGCCTGCTATCTTTGCTTCAAGTATTATTTTGTTCCCAGCGACATTGGTGTCTTGGTTTGGTGAGAGTTCTAGCCTTGAATGGTTGACAAATCTTTCAATGATGTTGCAGCCAGGTCAGCCTATTTATTTGATCGTTTACGCGATTGCAATCATGTTTTTCAGCTTTTTTTACTCGGCAATGCAATTTAATCCTCGCGATACCGCAGATAATTTAAAAAAATCTGGTGCATTTATACCGGGAATTAGACCAGGAGAACAAACTTCACGTTATATTGATAAAATAATGACCCGTTTGACGCTAATTGGCGGTTTATATGTGGTTTTCGTGTGTTTGGTTCCTTACATTATGATGTCAGCATGGAATGTTCAATTCTATTTTGGTGGTACGTCTTTGTTGATCGTCGTAGTGGTTATTATGGATTTCATCGCTCAGATTCAAAGTCACTTGATGTCAAGTAAATATGAATCTGCGTTGAAAAAAGCAAACCTTAAAGGTTTCGGACAATAGTCCGGTTTAAAGAAAAAGGGATAAGCAATGAAAGTTCGTGCTTCCGTAAA contains the following coding sequences:
- a CDS encoding MltR family transcriptional regulator → MVSEDPIYEKLNDVPSIRGFVTASVAIFDELVDLLINRVFRKNDFAVKSVIDSLFETSGPLAALSIRLKVLLGLGVLSQEAFEDISAFMQLKDKLNEDSREYHFSDELIVAFTHKLKLFKDKAMLPQHEMTEAPDSLVGQVKIQRREKLVRSCLILTVTEIYQQLQVESPL
- the rpsJ gene encoding 30S ribosomal protein S10, with protein sequence MQNQRIRIRLKAFDHRLIDQSTAEIVETAKRTGAQVRGPIPLPTRKERFTVLISPHVNKDARDQYEIRTHKRLVDIVEPTEKTVDALMRLDLAAGVDVQISLG
- the rplC gene encoding 50S ribosomal protein L3 translates to MIGLVGRKVGMTRVFTEDGVSIPVTVIEIEANRVTQVKTLENDGYTAVQVTTGSKKASRVTKPEAGHFVKAGVEAGRGLWEFRTEGEEFTLGQEINVDIFADVKKVDVTGTSKGKGFQGGVKRWNFRTQDATHGNSLSHRVLGSIGQNQTPGRVFKGKKMAGHLGAERVTVQSLEVVRVDAERKLLLVKGAVPGATNSDVIVKPAVKA
- the rplD gene encoding 50S ribosomal protein L4; this translates as MELQVVGANNALTVSETTFGREFNEALIHQVVVAYAAGARQGSRAQKTRAEVSGSGKKPWRQKGTGRARSGDIKSPIWRSGGITFAAKPQDHSQKVNKKMYRGAIKSILSELVRQDRLVVVEKFEIDAPKTKVLAQKLKDMALNDALIITASLDENLFLAARNLYKVDVRDVQGIDPVSLIAFDKVVVTVDAVKQIEEMLA
- the rplW gene encoding 50S ribosomal protein L23 → MQQERLLKVLKAPHISEKATNNAETSNTIVFKVALDANKVDIANAIEQLFEVKVDSVRTVVVKGKTKRRGNKMGRRSDWKKAYVTLQEGQSLDFVEGAAE
- the rplB gene encoding 50S ribosomal protein L2: MAIVKCKPTSAGRRHVVKIVNPELHKGKPYAPLLDTKSKTGGRNNLGRITTRHIGGGHKQHYRLVDFKRNKLDIPAVVERLEYDPNRSANIALVLYKDGERRYILAPKGLSVGDEIQAGVNAPIKVGNSLPMRNIPVGSTVHNVELKPGKGGQIARSAGAYVQIIAREGNYVTLRLRSGEMRKVLAECVATIGEVGNSEHMLRVLGKAGANRWRGIRPTVRGTAMNPVDHPHGGGEGRNFGKHPVTPWGVQTKGKKTRHNKRTDKYIVRRRGK
- the rpsS gene encoding 30S ribosomal protein S19 encodes the protein MPRSLKKGPFLDLHLLKKVEKAVESGDKKPIKTWSRRSMIIPSMIGLTIAVHNGRQHVPVYVSDEMIGHKLGEFAPTRTYRGHAADKKAKK
- the rplV gene encoding 50S ribosomal protein L22, with the protein product METIAKHRYARTSAQKARLVADLIRGKKVAAALEILTYTNKKAAALVKKVLESAIANAEHNDGADIDDLKVAKIFVDEGPSMKRVMPRAKGRADRILKRTSHITVVVSDR
- the rpsC gene encoding 30S ribosomal protein S3, producing MGQKVHPHGIRLGIVKPWSSTWFANTQDFADNLDGDFKVRKFLNKELMNASVSRITIERPAKSIRVTIHTARPGIVIGKKGEDVEKLRTAVAKIAGVPAQINIAEVKKPELDAKLVADSIASQLERRVMFRRAMKRAVQNAMRLGAKGIKVEVSGRLGGAEIARSEWYREGRVPLHTLRADIDYNTAEAHTTYGVIGVKVWIFKGEILGGMAAIAQQPEQQPAAPKKAPRGKGRK
- the rplP gene encoding 50S ribosomal protein L16, which translates into the protein MLQPKRTKFRKVHKGRNRGLAAGTEVSFGTFGLKAVGRGRLTARQIEAARRAMTRAVKRQGKIWIRVFPDKPITEKPLEVRMGKGKGNVEYWVALIQPGKVLYEMDGVSEEIARNAFALAAAKLPIKTTFVTKTVM
- the rpmC gene encoding 50S ribosomal protein L29, yielding MKAQELRNKNVEELNAELNNLLGEQFKLRMQAATGQLQQTHQLKQVRRNIARVKTVLNQKAGE
- the rpsQ gene encoding 30S ribosomal protein S17, with product MTDKIRTVQGRVISDKMDKSFTIAIERKVKHPLLGKFIRRTTKLHVHDENNEARLGDWVEIKECRPVSKTKSWTLVRVVEKATIA
- the rplN gene encoding 50S ribosomal protein L14, producing the protein MIQEQTMLDVADNSGARSVMCIKVLGGSHRRYAAIGDIIKITVKEAIPRGKVKKGDVLKAVVVRTKKGVRRPDGSVIRFDGNACVILNNNTEQPIGTRIFGPVTRELRSEKFMKIISLAPEVL
- the rplX gene encoding 50S ribosomal protein L24 encodes the protein MAAKIRQNDEVIVLAGKDKGKRGKVTQVLPNGKVIVEGVKIITKHEKPVPALGKEGGLVKKEAPIDASNVAIFNPKTNKADRVGFRFEDGKKVRFFKSNNEII
- the rplE gene encoding 50S ribosomal protein L5, translating into MAKLHDYYRDQVVNELKTKFNYASVMQVPRIEKITLNMGVGEALTDKKLLDNAVADLAAISGQKPLITKARKSVAGFKIRQGYPIGCKVTLRGERMWEFFERLITIAVPRIRDFRGLSAKSFDGRGNYSMGVREQIIFPEIDYDKVDRVRGLDITITTTAKNDEEGQALLAAFNFPFRK
- the rpsN gene encoding 30S ribosomal protein S14, with protein sequence MAKQSMKARDVKRVKLAEKFYAKRMELKKIISDANSSDEDRWDAVLKLQSLPRDASPSRQRNRCRQTGRPHGVLRKFGLSRIKVREAAMRGEIPGLKKASW
- the rpsH gene encoding 30S ribosomal protein S8 — encoded protein: MSMQDPIADMLTRIRNGQAANKVAISMPSSKLKVAIANVLAAEGYIESVKVLEGAKPELEITLKYFQGKPVVESIQRVSRPGLRIYKRKDELPKVMGGLGVAVVSTSKGVMTDRAARQAGLGGEIICYVA
- the rplF gene encoding 50S ribosomal protein L6 → MSRVAKAPVNIPAGVQVSLNGQLLTVKGKNSELSRTIHNSVEVKEDNGALTFAPREGFAGADAQAGTARALVNAMVIGVTEGFTKKLQLVGVGYRAQVKGNSISLNLGFSHPVEHTLPAGITAECPSQTEIVLKGADKQLIGQVAADIRAYRKPEPYKGKGVRYADEVVRTKEAKKK
- the rplR gene encoding 50S ribosomal protein L18 — its product is MDKKSARIRRAARARHMMREQGVTRLVVHRTPRHIYAQVIAPNGSEVLAAASTVEKEISAQVKYTGNKDAAAVVGKLVAERALAKGVKDVAFDRSGFKYHGRVQSLADAAREAGLQF
- the rpsE gene encoding 30S ribosomal protein S5, translated to MSNIEKQTGELQEKLIAVNRVSKTVKGGRIMSFTALTVVGDGNGRVGFGYGKAREVPAAIQKAMEKARRNMINVALNDGTLQHPVKGVHTGSRVFMQPASEGTGIIAGGAMRAVLEVAGVRNVLSKAYGSTNPINVVRATIDALANMKSPETVAAKRGKTVDEILG